One window of the Sander lucioperca isolate FBNREF2018 chromosome 5, SLUC_FBN_1.2, whole genome shotgun sequence genome contains the following:
- the yif1b gene encoding protein YIF1B isoform X3 gives MDYTATQSGFRQQPNMRLRTSLVDGSEGSQLFEDTSGAASGPQTGYSNQQAGPQAAGFPGQSILSDPMSNLAMAYGSSLASQGREMVDKNLDRFIPISKLKYYFAVDTVYVGKKLGLLVFPYMHENWEVSYQQDTPVAPRFDVNAPDLYIPAMGFITYILVAGLALGTQNKFSPELLGVQASSAFVWLIMEVLAVLLSLYLVTVNTDLTTIDLLAFSGYKYVGMIVGVVAGLLFGRPAYYLSLLWCCVAIFVFMIRTLRLKLLSEAAAEGRLVRGAKNQLRMYLTMSIAAAQPIFMYWLTYHLIR, from the exons AGCCTAATATGCGTCTAAGGACTAGTTTGGTGGATGGTTCAGAAGGCAGCCAGCTGTTTGAGGATACGAGTGGAGCTGCATCTGGACCACAGACGGGGTACAG TAACCAGCAGGCCGGGCCTCAAGCAGCAGGATTTCCTGGCCAGTCTATCCTGTCAGACCCCATGTCTAACCTGGCCATGGCATATGGCAGCTCACTGGCGTCCCAGGGAAGGGAAATGGTAGACAAGAAT CTGGACAGGTTCATCCCAATTTCTAAGCTGAAATATTACTTTGCTGTGGACACAGTGTACGTGGGGAAGAAGCTGGGCCTTCTAGTATTCCCTTACATGCACGAG aaCTGGGAGGTGAGCTACCAGCAGGACACTCCTGTGGCTCCACGCTTTGATGTGAACGCCCCGGATCTCTACATTCCCGCCATGGGCTTCATAACATACATCCTGGTGGCTGGACTGGCCCTCGGCACACAGAAcaa GTTTTCTCCGGAGCTGCTGGGAGTTCAGGCCAGCTCAGCGTTTGTGTGGCTGATCATGGAAGTCCTGGCGGTCCTGCTGTCGCTCTATCTTGTGACCGTAAATACTGACCTCACGACCATAGACCTGCTGGCCTTTTCTGGCTACAAATACGTTGG GATGATTGTAGGGGTCGTAGCAGGCCTGTTATTTGGGAGGCCGGCATACTATCTCTCTCTGCTTTGGTGTTGTGTTGCCATCTTTGTCTTTATG ATCCGCACGCTGCGTCTGAAGCTGTTATCTGAGGCGGCGGCGGAGGGAAGGCTGGTGAGAGGAGCCAAAAACCAGCTGAGGATGTACCTCACCATGTCTATAGCAGCAGCACAACCCATCTTCATGTACTGGCTCACCTACCACCTCAtcagataa
- the yif1b gene encoding protein YIF1B isoform X1 → MDYTATQSGFRQRKLQPNMRLRTSLVDGSEGSQLFEDTSGAASGPQTGYSNQQAGPQAAGFPGQSILSDPMSNLAMAYGSSLASQGREMVDKNLDRFIPISKLKYYFAVDTVYVGKKLGLLVFPYMHENWEVSYQQDTPVAPRFDVNAPDLYIPAMGFITYILVAGLALGTQNKFSPELLGVQASSAFVWLIMEVLAVLLSLYLVTVNTDLTTIDLLAFSGYKYVGMIVGVVAGLLFGRPAYYLSLLWCCVAIFVFMIRTLRLKLLSEAAAEGRLVRGAKNQLRMYLTMSIAAAQPIFMYWLTYHLIR, encoded by the exons AGCCTAATATGCGTCTAAGGACTAGTTTGGTGGATGGTTCAGAAGGCAGCCAGCTGTTTGAGGATACGAGTGGAGCTGCATCTGGACCACAGACGGGGTACAG TAACCAGCAGGCCGGGCCTCAAGCAGCAGGATTTCCTGGCCAGTCTATCCTGTCAGACCCCATGTCTAACCTGGCCATGGCATATGGCAGCTCACTGGCGTCCCAGGGAAGGGAAATGGTAGACAAGAAT CTGGACAGGTTCATCCCAATTTCTAAGCTGAAATATTACTTTGCTGTGGACACAGTGTACGTGGGGAAGAAGCTGGGCCTTCTAGTATTCCCTTACATGCACGAG aaCTGGGAGGTGAGCTACCAGCAGGACACTCCTGTGGCTCCACGCTTTGATGTGAACGCCCCGGATCTCTACATTCCCGCCATGGGCTTCATAACATACATCCTGGTGGCTGGACTGGCCCTCGGCACACAGAAcaa GTTTTCTCCGGAGCTGCTGGGAGTTCAGGCCAGCTCAGCGTTTGTGTGGCTGATCATGGAAGTCCTGGCGGTCCTGCTGTCGCTCTATCTTGTGACCGTAAATACTGACCTCACGACCATAGACCTGCTGGCCTTTTCTGGCTACAAATACGTTGG GATGATTGTAGGGGTCGTAGCAGGCCTGTTATTTGGGAGGCCGGCATACTATCTCTCTCTGCTTTGGTGTTGTGTTGCCATCTTTGTCTTTATG ATCCGCACGCTGCGTCTGAAGCTGTTATCTGAGGCGGCGGCGGAGGGAAGGCTGGTGAGAGGAGCCAAAAACCAGCTGAGGATGTACCTCACCATGTCTATAGCAGCAGCACAACCCATCTTCATGTACTGGCTCACCTACCACCTCAtcagataa
- the yif1b gene encoding protein YIF1B isoform X2: MDYTATQSGFRQRKLQPNMRLRTSLVDGSEGSQLFEDTSGAASGPQTGNQQAGPQAAGFPGQSILSDPMSNLAMAYGSSLASQGREMVDKNLDRFIPISKLKYYFAVDTVYVGKKLGLLVFPYMHENWEVSYQQDTPVAPRFDVNAPDLYIPAMGFITYILVAGLALGTQNKFSPELLGVQASSAFVWLIMEVLAVLLSLYLVTVNTDLTTIDLLAFSGYKYVGMIVGVVAGLLFGRPAYYLSLLWCCVAIFVFMIRTLRLKLLSEAAAEGRLVRGAKNQLRMYLTMSIAAAQPIFMYWLTYHLIR; encoded by the exons AGCCTAATATGCGTCTAAGGACTAGTTTGGTGGATGGTTCAGAAGGCAGCCAGCTGTTTGAGGATACGAGTGGAGCTGCATCTGGACCACAGACGGG TAACCAGCAGGCCGGGCCTCAAGCAGCAGGATTTCCTGGCCAGTCTATCCTGTCAGACCCCATGTCTAACCTGGCCATGGCATATGGCAGCTCACTGGCGTCCCAGGGAAGGGAAATGGTAGACAAGAAT CTGGACAGGTTCATCCCAATTTCTAAGCTGAAATATTACTTTGCTGTGGACACAGTGTACGTGGGGAAGAAGCTGGGCCTTCTAGTATTCCCTTACATGCACGAG aaCTGGGAGGTGAGCTACCAGCAGGACACTCCTGTGGCTCCACGCTTTGATGTGAACGCCCCGGATCTCTACATTCCCGCCATGGGCTTCATAACATACATCCTGGTGGCTGGACTGGCCCTCGGCACACAGAAcaa GTTTTCTCCGGAGCTGCTGGGAGTTCAGGCCAGCTCAGCGTTTGTGTGGCTGATCATGGAAGTCCTGGCGGTCCTGCTGTCGCTCTATCTTGTGACCGTAAATACTGACCTCACGACCATAGACCTGCTGGCCTTTTCTGGCTACAAATACGTTGG GATGATTGTAGGGGTCGTAGCAGGCCTGTTATTTGGGAGGCCGGCATACTATCTCTCTCTGCTTTGGTGTTGTGTTGCCATCTTTGTCTTTATG ATCCGCACGCTGCGTCTGAAGCTGTTATCTGAGGCGGCGGCGGAGGGAAGGCTGGTGAGAGGAGCCAAAAACCAGCTGAGGATGTACCTCACCATGTCTATAGCAGCAGCACAACCCATCTTCATGTACTGGCTCACCTACCACCTCAtcagataa
- the yif1b gene encoding protein YIF1B isoform X5 yields MDYTATQKPNMRLRTSLVDGSEGSQLFEDTSGAASGPQTGYSNQQAGPQAAGFPGQSILSDPMSNLAMAYGSSLASQGREMVDKNLDRFIPISKLKYYFAVDTVYVGKKLGLLVFPYMHENWEVSYQQDTPVAPRFDVNAPDLYIPAMGFITYILVAGLALGTQNKFSPELLGVQASSAFVWLIMEVLAVLLSLYLVTVNTDLTTIDLLAFSGYKYVGMIVGVVAGLLFGRPAYYLSLLWCCVAIFVFMIRTLRLKLLSEAAAEGRLVRGAKNQLRMYLTMSIAAAQPIFMYWLTYHLIR; encoded by the exons AGCCTAATATGCGTCTAAGGACTAGTTTGGTGGATGGTTCAGAAGGCAGCCAGCTGTTTGAGGATACGAGTGGAGCTGCATCTGGACCACAGACGGGGTACAG TAACCAGCAGGCCGGGCCTCAAGCAGCAGGATTTCCTGGCCAGTCTATCCTGTCAGACCCCATGTCTAACCTGGCCATGGCATATGGCAGCTCACTGGCGTCCCAGGGAAGGGAAATGGTAGACAAGAAT CTGGACAGGTTCATCCCAATTTCTAAGCTGAAATATTACTTTGCTGTGGACACAGTGTACGTGGGGAAGAAGCTGGGCCTTCTAGTATTCCCTTACATGCACGAG aaCTGGGAGGTGAGCTACCAGCAGGACACTCCTGTGGCTCCACGCTTTGATGTGAACGCCCCGGATCTCTACATTCCCGCCATGGGCTTCATAACATACATCCTGGTGGCTGGACTGGCCCTCGGCACACAGAAcaa GTTTTCTCCGGAGCTGCTGGGAGTTCAGGCCAGCTCAGCGTTTGTGTGGCTGATCATGGAAGTCCTGGCGGTCCTGCTGTCGCTCTATCTTGTGACCGTAAATACTGACCTCACGACCATAGACCTGCTGGCCTTTTCTGGCTACAAATACGTTGG GATGATTGTAGGGGTCGTAGCAGGCCTGTTATTTGGGAGGCCGGCATACTATCTCTCTCTGCTTTGGTGTTGTGTTGCCATCTTTGTCTTTATG ATCCGCACGCTGCGTCTGAAGCTGTTATCTGAGGCGGCGGCGGAGGGAAGGCTGGTGAGAGGAGCCAAAAACCAGCTGAGGATGTACCTCACCATGTCTATAGCAGCAGCACAACCCATCTTCATGTACTGGCTCACCTACCACCTCAtcagataa
- the yif1b gene encoding protein YIF1B isoform X4, with amino-acid sequence MDYTATQSGFRQQPNMRLRTSLVDGSEGSQLFEDTSGAASGPQTGNQQAGPQAAGFPGQSILSDPMSNLAMAYGSSLASQGREMVDKNLDRFIPISKLKYYFAVDTVYVGKKLGLLVFPYMHENWEVSYQQDTPVAPRFDVNAPDLYIPAMGFITYILVAGLALGTQNKFSPELLGVQASSAFVWLIMEVLAVLLSLYLVTVNTDLTTIDLLAFSGYKYVGMIVGVVAGLLFGRPAYYLSLLWCCVAIFVFMIRTLRLKLLSEAAAEGRLVRGAKNQLRMYLTMSIAAAQPIFMYWLTYHLIR; translated from the exons AGCCTAATATGCGTCTAAGGACTAGTTTGGTGGATGGTTCAGAAGGCAGCCAGCTGTTTGAGGATACGAGTGGAGCTGCATCTGGACCACAGACGGG TAACCAGCAGGCCGGGCCTCAAGCAGCAGGATTTCCTGGCCAGTCTATCCTGTCAGACCCCATGTCTAACCTGGCCATGGCATATGGCAGCTCACTGGCGTCCCAGGGAAGGGAAATGGTAGACAAGAAT CTGGACAGGTTCATCCCAATTTCTAAGCTGAAATATTACTTTGCTGTGGACACAGTGTACGTGGGGAAGAAGCTGGGCCTTCTAGTATTCCCTTACATGCACGAG aaCTGGGAGGTGAGCTACCAGCAGGACACTCCTGTGGCTCCACGCTTTGATGTGAACGCCCCGGATCTCTACATTCCCGCCATGGGCTTCATAACATACATCCTGGTGGCTGGACTGGCCCTCGGCACACAGAAcaa GTTTTCTCCGGAGCTGCTGGGAGTTCAGGCCAGCTCAGCGTTTGTGTGGCTGATCATGGAAGTCCTGGCGGTCCTGCTGTCGCTCTATCTTGTGACCGTAAATACTGACCTCACGACCATAGACCTGCTGGCCTTTTCTGGCTACAAATACGTTGG GATGATTGTAGGGGTCGTAGCAGGCCTGTTATTTGGGAGGCCGGCATACTATCTCTCTCTGCTTTGGTGTTGTGTTGCCATCTTTGTCTTTATG ATCCGCACGCTGCGTCTGAAGCTGTTATCTGAGGCGGCGGCGGAGGGAAGGCTGGTGAGAGGAGCCAAAAACCAGCTGAGGATGTACCTCACCATGTCTATAGCAGCAGCACAACCCATCTTCATGTACTGGCTCACCTACCACCTCAtcagataa
- the yif1b gene encoding protein YIF1B isoform X6, translated as MDYTATQKPNMRLRTSLVDGSEGSQLFEDTSGAASGPQTGNQQAGPQAAGFPGQSILSDPMSNLAMAYGSSLASQGREMVDKNLDRFIPISKLKYYFAVDTVYVGKKLGLLVFPYMHENWEVSYQQDTPVAPRFDVNAPDLYIPAMGFITYILVAGLALGTQNKFSPELLGVQASSAFVWLIMEVLAVLLSLYLVTVNTDLTTIDLLAFSGYKYVGMIVGVVAGLLFGRPAYYLSLLWCCVAIFVFMIRTLRLKLLSEAAAEGRLVRGAKNQLRMYLTMSIAAAQPIFMYWLTYHLIR; from the exons AGCCTAATATGCGTCTAAGGACTAGTTTGGTGGATGGTTCAGAAGGCAGCCAGCTGTTTGAGGATACGAGTGGAGCTGCATCTGGACCACAGACGGG TAACCAGCAGGCCGGGCCTCAAGCAGCAGGATTTCCTGGCCAGTCTATCCTGTCAGACCCCATGTCTAACCTGGCCATGGCATATGGCAGCTCACTGGCGTCCCAGGGAAGGGAAATGGTAGACAAGAAT CTGGACAGGTTCATCCCAATTTCTAAGCTGAAATATTACTTTGCTGTGGACACAGTGTACGTGGGGAAGAAGCTGGGCCTTCTAGTATTCCCTTACATGCACGAG aaCTGGGAGGTGAGCTACCAGCAGGACACTCCTGTGGCTCCACGCTTTGATGTGAACGCCCCGGATCTCTACATTCCCGCCATGGGCTTCATAACATACATCCTGGTGGCTGGACTGGCCCTCGGCACACAGAAcaa GTTTTCTCCGGAGCTGCTGGGAGTTCAGGCCAGCTCAGCGTTTGTGTGGCTGATCATGGAAGTCCTGGCGGTCCTGCTGTCGCTCTATCTTGTGACCGTAAATACTGACCTCACGACCATAGACCTGCTGGCCTTTTCTGGCTACAAATACGTTGG GATGATTGTAGGGGTCGTAGCAGGCCTGTTATTTGGGAGGCCGGCATACTATCTCTCTCTGCTTTGGTGTTGTGTTGCCATCTTTGTCTTTATG ATCCGCACGCTGCGTCTGAAGCTGTTATCTGAGGCGGCGGCGGAGGGAAGGCTGGTGAGAGGAGCCAAAAACCAGCTGAGGATGTACCTCACCATGTCTATAGCAGCAGCACAACCCATCTTCATGTACTGGCTCACCTACCACCTCAtcagataa